In Toxoplasma gondii ME49 chromosome X, whole genome shotgun sequence, a single genomic region encodes these proteins:
- a CDS encoding protein phosphatase 2C domain-containing protein (encoded by transcript TGME49_237410), which yields MSIELHAHSGEAFEAGFRSCCLAFVSSDRVRTSPPSASSPSSSSSSSLSSPSSSPPGSSSPSSSSSRSVASLFAPVPGASDGVTLPSQRIEPRKDFVVETPDPAALANASFASCPFAASPFAYLRLPPFPMHPVSEALPCLADEAGASPGRVAASPAPRPSREAPRAKARRALSRDTSRENVHSRRMVFATPCLEVVYGSATRKGLFHDNEDRVSIAYWGGVSGQTLLSSVASASSPSSFSHQSSISEGDACAASRGLERRDKSRPWGRASDEGLEAKREVPEERERHLLTNSRGERGFAGSCVAPSSVSSTHASSSASSGGLFGGASGDSEVERGVPQTPPEPARLTRSDSSGLSRLQTLRMRLRGGRVRSVEREDSTEVRPPPESSSETSDDAFAGRARRQSDSEDEELALLKVASVSQAYRVEEEKRLRRANKLQKISSRKPGYDKDRLCKRNAPSSFCSFSDLEQDEGDATTGPEPSSRAAAPWECPCFVTPKGRVLSQKLPAKRTGDLLVEMPFVSAKKTRPCHRPALREAELWHDKGKKKVQGWGYTSRFPVHETAAPSVEGGEVAAPLPACLASLPRSRMHSERNPSTGKKEKLPGPEKKHLFFRRLHSRGERETGTQSPEREKEQKREQTYQNPSEAENSGVAFPRDLQKLSSVQSASSTGASRCVERESSLTLRHAPTFLFTVCDGHDGPSAAVYAALELPRLLCSQAGREGLHGELLGEVAFPCMQAEGQAGDVAAGARLRASDEGRPARLGRKGASLQDANDFGIDWGQSQDNDKNDVFKEVFHELDDNFRLECKRMAAKTGLTCTSGACVSSVMVRRNELISQSVGDCRVALLSIDLDAGARMYREALLFGSSSDDLMDVRDPGDFLSIQVASSEDEQDLCPEQQAQNIRHQRTQEATAKEERSRQGERTAGELAGQRVEEERRAELKEAPEKEEAMTVCRRAEMRRGSEGLEGTEGEREGGRTEDSKVAEVSSPGLAEKTSEGEARRGPQSLSAGISGGETEAEAKNDARAAPDPSYCPAEGATTGMSSERWSLGQNAPRQFLSSPSEGTWPSGRGERFPVDEARASPRKASDTQEDFDDDIPTETQLDSLPAVSSETEKGPAASDDATSVASSRSSDSVPYVARSPSVSAGTRPHAGEHTDTSPISSAVSAPSPSSLPLVFSPQPSVSSSSLPLSSSSLARVSSSPQPSASSASLPLSSSRQSGEALGSSGAASSESSRERQGKLRLRHPRQRKPFLLQVLHAEHRCHNPRELARVQRAGGSIFAGRVGGVLEPSRSVGDFDVKDAQPPGVLIATPEVCRVKVRKPTLVLLGTDGVWDMLCSADVLACVKKVTQFWQLLLAAFRERMEELQEEATEKQENEKERGEGDQVRESSGNGKGVAGRDVGCGGKETPCGPEREERRQRLKTGVKADVLSRISEELIKVARRRGSDDDATCLAVFLNPAPADSEETPVSETAGRTCLPLFSGGGTGRRAKKEKDVFCVKDNWIA from the exons ATGTCCAttgaactgcatgcgcattcTGGGGAGGCGTTCGAAGCTGGCTTTCGAAGCTGTTGTCttgcgtttgtctcttcagACAGAGTTCGCA cctctccgccgtcggcctcctctccttcttcctcctcttcttcgtctctctcttctccctcttcgtctccacccggttcttcctcgccatcatcgtcttcttcgcgttccgtTGCTTCGCTGTTTGCGCCTGTGCCGGGTGCGAGCGACGGGGTGACTTTGCCCTCGCAGCGCATCGAGCCGCGCAAGGATTTCGTGGTGGAGACTCCCGACCCTGCAGCGCTGGCCAACGCGTCGTTCGCGTCCTGTCCCTTTGCCGCGAGTCCGTTTGCGTACCTGCGTCTCCCGCCGTTCCCGATGCATCCAGTTTCGGAGGCTCTGCCCTGCCTCGCGGACGAAGCCGGCGCGTCGCCTGGCCGGGTCGCGgcttctcccgcgcctcGGCCTTCGCGCGAGGCACcaagagcgaaggcgaggcgagcGCTGTCCAGAGACACCTCGCGAGAAAATGTGCACTCGAGGCGAATGGTCTTCGCGACTCCGTGTCTAGAAGTCGTTTACGGGAGCGCAACTCGCAAGGGGCTGTTCCACGACAACGAAGATCGCGTAAGCATCGCGTACTGGGGCGGCGTCTCTGGACAGacgctcctctcttccgtcgcttccgcgtcgtcgccctcgtccttctcccaCCAGTCCTCCATTTCCGAAGgggatgcatgcgcagcttctcgcggcctggaaaggcgagacaaGTCGCGACCGTGGGGTCGCGCGTCCGACGAAGGCCTGGAAGCGAAGCGGGAGGTCCCCGAAGAGCGGGAGAGACACCTGCTTACCAACTCGCGAGGCGAGCGCGGCTTTGCTGGGAGTTGCGTCGCCCCGTCATCGGTCTCCTcaacgcatgcgtcttcttccgcctcctccggGGGACTCTTTGGGGGGGCTTCTGGGGACTCGGAAGTCGAACGAGGCGTACCGCAGACGCCCCCCGAACCTGCGCGTTTGACGCGAAGCGACTCTTCCggcctctcgcgtctgcagacgctgcgcatgcgtttgcgAGGAGGCAGGGTCAGATCTGTGGAGCGTGAGGACTCCACTGAGGTGCGTCCCCCGCCGGAGAGCTCTTCAGAGACTTCAGATGATGCGTTCGCGGGGCGCGCGCGACGTCAGAGTGACTCGGAGGACGAAGAGCTCGCCCTGCTCAaagtcgcctctgtctctcaggCGTACAGAgtcgaggaggagaagcgtcTTCGGCGCGCCAACAAGCTCCAGAAAATCTCCAGCCGTAAGCCTGGGTACGACAAGGATCGTCTGTGTAAGCGAAATGCCCCCTCgagtttctgcagcttctctgaCCTCGAACAAGACGAGGGGGACGCGACAACGGGGCCGGAGCCGAGCAGTCGCGCGGCCGCTCCTTGGGAGTGTCCATGCTTTGTCACCCCCAAGGGGAGAGTGCTGTCTCAGAAGCTACCGGCGAAACGTACTGGAGACTTGCTCGTGGAAATGCCGTTTGTCAGCGCCAAGAAGACGCGCCCCTGTCACCGGCCAGCGCTGCGCGAGGCAGAGCTTTGGCACGACaaaggcaagaagaaagTTCAAGGGTGGGGATACACCTCCCGCTTTCCAGTTCACGAGACGGCAGCCCCAAGCGTCGAGGGCGGCGAGGTCGCGGCGCCGCTCCCAGCCTGCTTGGCTTCGCTCCCGAggtcgcgcatgcattctGAGAGAAACCCGTCcacggggaagaaggagaagctgccgggtccggagaagaagcatctGTTCTTCCGGAGACTTCACTCCAGgggcgagcgagagacaggaacgcaaagcccagagagagaaaaggagcaaAAAAGAGAGCAAACGTACCAGAATCCCAGCGAGGCCGAGAACTCTGGAGTGGCTTTTCCGAGAGATCTGCAAAAGCTGAGCAGCGTCCAGAGCGCGTCGTCAACTGGCGCGTCGCGTTGCGTCGAACGAGAATCGTCTCTGACGTTGAGACACGCCCCAACTTTCCTCTTCACTGTCTGCGACGGCCATGATGGCCCCAGCGCCGCGGTCTACGCCGCGCTCGAGCTCCCGAGGCTCCTCTGCTCCCAGGCAGGCCGTGAAGGGCTGCACGGGGAGCTTCTAGGCGAGGTAGCTTTcccttgcatgcaggcggAAGGGCAGGCCGGCGATGTTGCTGCTGGGGCGCGCCTCCGCGCTAGTGATGAGGGTCGGCCTGCGAGACTCGGACGCAAGGGTGCGTCGCTCCAAGACGCCAACGATTTCGGCATCGACTGGGGACAGAGTCAAGACAACGATAAAAACGACGTCTTCAAGGAGGTCTTCCATGAGCTCGACGACAACTTCAG GCTCGAGTGCAAGCGAATGGCGGCGAAGACGGGGCTCACTTGTACCAGCGGTGCATGTGTGTCGTCTGTGATGGTCCGCCGCAACGAGCTGATTTCTCAGAGTGTCGGCGACTGCCGCGTTGCTTTGCTGAGCATCGACCTCGACGCAGGAGCGCGCATGTACAGAGAGGCGCTGCTCTTTGGCTCTTCCTCGGACGACCTCATGGACGTCAGAGATCCCGGAGACTTCTTGAGCATTCAGGTCGCCTCCTCCGAAGACGAACAGGATCTGTGTCCTGAGCAGCAGGCGCAGAACATACGCCACCAGAGAACGCaagaggcgacggcgaaagAGGAGCGCAGtcgacagggagagagaacagccgGAGAACTAGCCGGACAGAGagtcgaagaggagagaagagcggaacTCAAAGAGGCgccggagaaagaggaggcgaTGACTGTGTGCAGACGCGCAGAGATGAGGCGAGGCAGTGAAGGGCTGGAGgggacagagggagagagagagggggggaGAACAGAAGATAGCAAAGTGGCAGAGGTTTCTTCTCCGGGTCTCGCTGAGAAAACGAGtgagggagaagcgcgacgcGGACCGCAGTCTCTCTCGGCGGGCATTTCAGGGGGAGAAACCGAGGCAGAGGCAAAGAACGATGCCAGGGCCGCACCCGACCCGTCGTACTGTCCTGCCGAAGGAGCTACGACAGGCATGTCCAGTGAGCGGTGGTCACTGGGGCAAAACGCGCCTCgtcagtttctctcgtctccctctgaGGGCACTTGGCCTTCAGGACGTGGAGAGCGCTTTCCTGTTGATGAAGCGCGTGCGTCTCCGCGCAAGGCCTCAGACACCCAAGAAGACTTTGATGACGACATTCCTACAGAGACTCAGTTGGATTCGCTGCCGGCAGTGTCCTCGGAGACCGAGAAAGGCCCTGCGGCGTCCGACGATGCGACTTCAGTggcttcgtctcgctcttctgacAGTGTCCCCTACGTAGCGCGTTCTCCTTCGGTCTCCGCTGGGACTCGACCTCACGCGGGagaacacacagacacatcACCCATCTCATCTGCCGTCTCAGCACCTTCCCCGTCTTCATTGCCATTGGTTTTTTCTCCCCAACCTTCAGTTTCATCTTCGTCCTTGCCTTTATCGTCCTCTTCCTTAGctcgagtctcttcttctccccaaccttcagcttcttctgcctccttgccgttgtcttcttctcgccagaGTGGGGAGGCGCTTGGGAGTTCGGGCGCTGCCTCTTCGGAGTCGTCGCGGGAGCGTCAAGGGAAGTTGCGTCTGCGGCACCCGCGCCAGAGGaagccgtttcttcttcaggttcTGCATGCCGAGCATCGCTGCCACAATCCGAGAGAGCTGGCCAGGGTCCAGCGCGCAGGCGGGAGCATTTTTGCGGGGCGTGTAGGAGGCGTCCTAGAGCCTTCGCGGTCAGTCGGAGACTTCGATGTAAAAGACGCACAGCCTCCCGGCGTACTTATCGCAACTCCGGAGGTTTGTCGTGTGAAGGTGAGGAAGCCGACGCTCGTGCTCCTGGGCACCGACGGGGTCTGGGACATGCTCTGTTCGGCAGACGTCCTCGCCTGTGTGAAGAAAGTGACTCAGTTCTggcagcttcttctcgcggcgTTTCGCGAACGAATGGAAGAGctgcaggaagaagcgacagaaaagcaagaaaacgaaaaagaacgaGGGGAAGGAGACCAAGTGCGGGAGTCTTCTGGGAACGGCAAGGGCGTCGCAGGGCGTGATGTGGGGTGCgggggaaaggagacgccTTGTGGAcctgagagagaggagaggcgccaACGGCTGAAGACCGGTGTGAAAGCAGACGTCCTTTCTCGGATTTCAGAGGAATTAATCAAAGTggcaagacgcagaggaagcgacgacgACGCCACCTGTCTCGCGGTCTTCCTCAACCCTGCGCCCGCAGACtctgaggagacacctgtctcCGAGACGGCTGGACGCACGTgtctccccctcttctctggCGGAGGGACAGGCCGtcgcgcgaagaaggaaaaagacgtTTTCTGCGTCAAGGATAACTGGATCGCGTAG